The genomic DNA AAGATGACTATTTAAACTTGCATGATGAAATAGTCTCTCTATTAGTCTTATTTAAGAACAAGATAAACAATTGTGCAATTAACAAATTATATTTAAATAAATCAAGTTAAATTATAATCAACAAATACGCAAAACCTATTAATTCGGTATAATTACCAATAATAGGTTTTTCTTTTGGGGTGATGTGTTTGTTTAAAGAGGGTTTGTATGAAGAGGTTATTAGTCAGAAGTTAAGGGAAAGTTTAACGGAGCTCGAACGGGAGCAGTTTGATATCGGTACGGAACTGATGGATGTTGAGGAAGCACGTAAAAAGCTGGCAGCCTATATTTCCTACATAACAAGGAAAGCATTAAAATTGGCTCGTGATACTGAATCAGATGATCAAGAGGCGCTGCTTCGGCAAATTCGGGTTTGTAACGAAATCATTTCTTATCTCAGTACATATTTAGATGATCAAGAGTTTCAATCCTTACAAATTGCGGAGGAAGGGGAGATCCTGACTTCCGTTTATTCAAAATTGAACACTATTAAAAGCTTGAAAAAGGACAAACCGTTACGGCCTGTGACGCCTTTGTCGGAAAGCTCTTTGTTTACGGGTTCCAACTATGAACCCAATATGCTCAATGAATTGAAGAAAGAGATTTTGACATCCAATGAGATTAACATGCTTGTGTCGTTCATCAAGTGGAGCGGGCTTCGTTGCATTATGGAGGAGCTTCGGGATTTTACAACTCGAAAAAATGGTCGGCTTCGTGTTATCACAACTTCTTACATGGAAGCGACCGATTTTAAAGCGATTATGGAGCTCAGCAAGTTACCGAATACAGAAATCAAGATCTCCTATGATATCAAGCGGACGAGACTGCATGCAAAAGCGTACATGTTCAAGCGTGATACAAAATTCAGCACGGCTTATATCGGCTCCTCTAATCTATCGAATCCTGCTTTGACTTCCGGGCTAGAATGGAATGTGAAGATTACCGAGAAAGATTCATTTGACGTCATGAAGAAGGTCGATGCTACCTTTGAAACGTATTGGAATGATGAAGAGTTCGTCACCTTTAATCCAGAGGATGAGAACGACCGAAACCACCTTAGAACCACACTGAAAAAGTCTACGAAAGAAGAAACACCCATCCATTTTTCTTTTGAAATCAGACCTTACCATTATCAAAAAGAAATACTCGAAAACCTTCAGGTCGAACGAGAAGTATATGGCCGTAACAAAAATCTTCTTGTTGCTGCGACAGGTGTTGGAAAGACGGTCATCTCAGCTTTCGATTACCGGCGTTTTGTAAAAGAGCACGGGCATCCGCAGAGGCTTCTGTTTGTTGCCCACCGGGAGGAAATTTTAAAGCAGAGTCGTGATACGTTCAGGGCGATTCTTCAGGACTTGAATTTCGGGGATTTGCTCGTTGGAAAAGAAAAACCTGAGGATCTCGACCATCTTTTTATCAGTATTCAAAGCTTTAATAGTACTAAGCTGTATGAAAAGACGACGCCTGATTATTATGACTTCATCATAGTCGATGAGTTTCACCATGCTGCAGCAAGTTCCTATCAAAAGCTACTGGATTATTACGAGCCGAAGATTTTACTAGGATTGACGGCGACCCCAGAGCGTATGGATGGGAAAAGTGTGCTGTCCAATTTCGACGATCGAATTGCCGCTGAAATGAGATTGACTGAAGCGATTAACCGGAAGTTACTCAGTCCTTTCCAATATTTCTGTGTGACTGATGAAGTAGACCTATCAAAGCTGAAGTGGAGCCGAAGAGGGTATGACTTGCGTGAGCTTGAGAATGTGTATACCCACAATACGAAGCGTAGCTATCAAGTTTTGAAGAGCATCTATAAATACGTGACCGATATGGATGATGTGAAAGGACTTGGCTTCTGTGTCGGAGTAGACCATGCAAAGTATATGGCGAAGTTTTTCAATGAACAAGATGTACCTTCTATTGCTTTGCACGGGGGAACGGATACGGAAACAAGACAATCTGCGAAACATCGGTTGTTGTCTGGGGAAATCCGGTTTATCTTTGTCGCTGATTTATATAATGAAGGTGTCGACTTACCTGAAGTAAATACGGTCTTGTTTCTGCGACCGACAGAAAGTTTGACGGTATTTTTGCAACAGCTAGGGCGGGGGTTACGTTTAGCAGAAGATAAAGAGTGCTTAACGGTGCTCGATTTTATCGGACAAGCGCATAAAAATTACAACTTTGAAGAAAAGTTCCGTGCATTGATGGGGAAAACAAAACATTCAGTAAAGCATTATGTTGAGAATGGCTTTTCGAATTTGCCGAAGGGCTCTTTCATCCAGCTTGAAAAGCAAGCGAAGGAATACATCCTACGGAACATCAAATCTACTGCGAATACCCGGTCGAACCTTATTCAAAAGATGAAATACTTTCAGGAAGACACAGGGGTGGAGCTAACACTAGAAAACTTCCTCAATCATTACAACCTGACACTGTATGATTTTTACGGGAAAAGTGGAGATCGATCCTTTTTCCGAATGAAAGCAGAAGCTGGATTAACAGATGAACGAGTAATTGAAAATGAAGCAATCTGGACGAAACGATTTCCAAATCTCTTCCACTTGGATTCCAAGAGGTTGTTGGAATTCTACTTACGGTATATAGATGGGTTCAGGCCACAAAGTGAAGAAGAGAAGCTGATGGTCAATATGCTGTACTATTCGTTTTACAATGGCCACCCTGAAAAGGAAGGATTACATTCGATAGAAGAGGGATTGGTGAAGATTTTCGCAATTCCAGTGATAAAAGAAGAAATCCGAACCATCCTTATCTACAACTATAATCTCATCAAGTTACTAGAATACGAGCATGACTTTCCGTTTGCCAATCCATTAGGTGTGCACAGCAATTATACAACTGCTCAGGTTATGGCATCTTTCGGCTATTTTAACGAAGAGAAAAGTCCTGCATTCAGAGAAGGTGTGAAGCATTTTCAAGAAAAGAATCTCGATATCTTCTTTATCACGCTGAACAAGTCTGAAAAGGATTTCTCACCGTCTACACTTTATGAAGATTATGCGATTAATGAGAGGCTGTTCCATTGGCAATCTCAAAGTACAGTGTCTGCTACGAGTAAAACGGCACAACGTTACATCCACCACAGAGAAAACGGTCACCAAATCGCGTTATTTATCAGAGAGTACAAAAAAGAGAACGGCTATACTTCTCCATTTACTTTCCTTGGTACAGCGGACTATGTCCAACACTCAGGAAGCAAGCCAATGAGCATCACCTGGAGACTAAGACGCGAAATGCCACCAATGTTAGTACCGAAAGCGAATAAGAATGTGTTGTAATCCGACATGAATTTCAAAGCAATCACTCTAATGGGAATGGGGGAAAGTATATGAAAAAGGTGGTTCTACTTTCATGTGTAAGTAAGAAAAAGGATACAGCAACCAACGCTGAAAATATGTATGATAGTACTCTTTTTAAATATGCATTAAAGTACGCTCAATCTCACAACCCAGACAAAATATTTATATTGTCTGCACAATATGGATTATTAGAAACTTCAGATGTGATAAAACCCTATAATAAAACATTGAATAAAATGAAGAAAAATGAACAGCTAGAATGGAGTAACTTAGTTCTAAGACAAATGATCGTTAAGAAGTTGGATTTAAAAAAAGATCATTTCATTATTCTTGCTGGAAACCGTTATCGAAAATATCTCTTAGATTACATTACACATTATGAATTACCGTTAGAAGGAAAAAGAATAGGTGAACAGTTGTCTTTTCTAAAGGGAGCTGTTATCAATGAGTAATAAATGTAAGGATCTACATTATTATTTTAACGAATTGAAAAGACTTCATTTTCCTTATAAGGAAGAGCAACTTCCTGATAACGGTATTTATATTCTGTTTGAAAAAGGTGAAAGTGCTCATAACGTAGATCGAGTTGTAAGGGTTGGTACACATACCGGTGTAGGTAAGCTTAGGTCAAGACTGAATGAACATTTTCTTGTTGAAAACAAAAACAGAAGTATCTTTAGAAAGAATATTGGTCGTGCAATCCTGAATAAACAAGAAGACCCATATCTGAAGTTATGGGAATTAGATACAACAACAAGGAAAAACAAAGAACGATATCAAAAACTGCTTGATATGGAGTATCAAAAAGAAATAGAAAAAGAGATAACCAGGATAATACAGAATAACTTCTCGTTTGTTGTTTTGGAGTTGACCGATAAACAGGTGAGATTAAATTTAGAAGCAAAAATTATTTCAGAAATATCGAACTGCAAGATATGTAACTCTAGCAAATCTTGGTTAGGAAATTATTCGCCGAAAGAAAAGATACGTGAAAGTGGCTTGTGGCAAGTAAATAACTTGTATAAACAAGGGCTATCAACTGGAGATTTAAACATCTTAGAGAGTTGTTAAAAATATAGGACACTATATTTATTTTTAGATTTCAGCATGTCTCAATCCCACCCTCACCTCATACACTTTAGGTGGGGGTGTTTTGTTTGGGTGAGAGGCGGAGGGGCATTGTAGCGATTTACGTTGTGTTGTTTTTGTTGTCGTTGAGTTTACATATACAGTTTCCGATCTTTACGCCTTATGCGGTGGCGCTTGGGGCGACGAGTTTTTTCATTAGTATCTTGATGAGTGTGTCTTCATTCGCAAACCTTTGTGGCAACCTGATTGCTGGTCCGCTCATCGATATGTTCGGCAAGAAACAGTTTATCGTCGTACCGCTATTTATCTCAGGGATTCTAATGGCGGGCCATGGATTTGCGACGGGGCCTGACGGTTTGTTGGTGCTGCGCTTGGTCAATGGTTTGGTGCTTGCTTTTATGACGCCTGCTTGTTTTGCGCTTTTATCGGGATATGCACGGAACAGCCATGAACAGGGGAAGAACATGGCGTTCAATGGGCTGCTCATTACGATTGCGAACATTTTAGCACCTTTAATTGGCGGCCATTTGGTTGAGCACGTGGACTTTCGTGGGGCGTACTTCGTCATTGGATCGGCCCTTTTATTGACTGCGGTTTTCGCGCTTCTCTTTATTAAGGAATTTGAACCGATTACGGTCCATCGTAAAAAGGTGGAGAGTGGAGGGAGATTCAGGTTTGACCAACAGCTGGTTGCAGTATATTTTGTCAGCTTCACCTTGATGTATGTGCATGGCACCCTGATGTATGAGCTGCCTTTTTTAATGGTTGAAGAAGGGGTGTCGATGAGTCATGGGGGGAAGTTGTTCAGCATCATCGGGTTAGGCACGCTTGTGGTGGTATGTATGACGTGGATCCACCGCATATCCGCCTCGATTCGGACGATGGTGGGAATGCTCGTGTTAGGGTTTTCCTTCTATCAAATGGTTATGCCACTCGTTCCGATCACCTTCCATCAGCTGTTGTTCCTGATTGGCATGGGACTCGGAGTATTGTTTCCAGCCGTTACGACCTTACTCACAGAGAACACGGATAAAAGCAAACACGGCACAGCTTTCGGCATCCTGTCAGCCGTTTTCTCACTCGGTATGATTACGAGCTCACTGATCGCAGGTGCCTTCAGAGATATGATTTCGCCTTATTTCATTACCTTTGTGGTCATTGGTATAGCCGTCACGGTCATCGGAATGAGCCTGATTCATGTGAGGTGGAAGCCTGTACTGCATAAGAAACACTAGCAAACTCGTTTATCGTTTTTTCGGTAGGCTCTTTTCGCATAGATTGTTGCTATTTTGACCATCCTTGTTTTACCTTTTAAAAAACCAGCTTCAGCAAGGAATATAGCCCCAGTTCAGACTGAAATAACCAACTTTTCCTTTTCATAATGCTTTTATTTGATTGTACTTGTTTTATAGCACGGAAAGGTCCCCCAGGAACGACTATTACATCAAATTCGGGTGCGTTTTCGAAAAAGAAATCTGGTTGGATTATTAAACCGTTATGTACCCTTATGGCTCCAGTTTGTTCTGACACAGTATTAACTAAAAACGGCTTATCTTTAATGTCTAATTGATTCATAAAACGTCTTCATCTGTATTAGTAGACAAGTTAAACACTTCATAGGGACCTGCAAAGTCTAATGCATCTCCATCATCAAACAACAATATACCAATGTGATATTACTTCATATCAACCCCCTCCTTTTTTCTCAGATTATACCAGTAGTGGGTATTTATAAAGAGGATTTACCAGTTAGACTAATTTACCGATAAAGATTTCTATAGTTAATCAATGAGCCACCATCATTTTTTAATTTCCTATAGCTTTTGGTATTGGTTTAATAAATGTTGTTTCTGTAACATCTTCTGACTTAGGTAGTGATTGGGTAACTTTATCAAACATCCAAAAGATTCCAACTAAGAAAACAACTATACCACTAATTAAAATGACATATACACTTCCAATAATAACTCCTAATAAACCACCTAATAGTGAACCTAACGGCATTGCAATACCACTTATGCTGAAAGATGCTGAAAATACTCTCCCCAATAAATGCTTTGGTATTCCTCTTTGCATACAAGTATTTATCAATATGTTTGTAACCCCGCCTGGAAACCAAGCTAGACCGTAAATCGTTATCAATAACCAAGTCCAAGGACTAAATACGGATATAGCCCATAATAGTCCGCTAATGAAAAATGCAGTAGCATATACCTTTCCTATTCCAAATCTTTCTAGACTTAAATATGGAGCTAATAGCGCTCCTGCAAGACTCCCCAATGCCTGTGCCATTAATAAGAAACCAAATACTTCTGCTCCTCCTTGTTGTTTACTAAATTCAGGGAGTACAACAAAAGTAGCTCCACCAGCCAGATTAATGGCAATCACACCCAATAATAGTCTAGAGAAAGTCTTATTCAGAAGAATGCTAAAGCCTTCTTTTAAATCAACTCCATACTTTTTGACGTAAGCTAAAATTGATTCCATATCCGTTACTTTTTCTTTTCTAGATTGCTTGGGTAAAATTATCAGTGAAAAAAGTAATGCGCCTATCAGAAACATAACTGAGTTTAAAAGGTAAATAGAAATTGGACCTATAGTTACCAGTAAAATCCCAGCAATTGCATTACATCCCGTTTCGATACCCTGATAAGCAAAGGTGAATAAAGAATTTGCTTTTGTTAATTCTTTTTCATCAACAAACGTAGGTAAAGCAGCCATTTGTGCAGGGTAAACTAACATATTAAAGGTTGTAATAATCGGTGATATGATTAAAACGAGTGAGACACTTAACAAGTCGAAGTAGTATGCTATCGGAATTATTAGTAACATAAAGGACTGAATGCATTGGGTGATAATTAACAAAGGACGAATTGGAATTCTGTCAATTAATGGTCCTCCAAAGAATTGAATAAATCTTGGTATAATTGTGAGGAATCCTGCTAATCCCGTATAAAAAGTTGAGCCACCTAAATCAGAAACCAACCACATGGCAGCAACAGCATATAACGTGTCACCAATATTTGTAACAATCCTTCCTAAAAACATATATAAGAAATTCTTGTTAAAGAATATGGTCATAACTTCACTCCTGCTCATCTTCTGTCTTTTGTTTAGCTGAGACAATTTTTACACCAATACTGAATTCATCTGCTTCGGAATAATCACTAACAGATGTTTTAACAACCCATTTTTCAAGAAACTTTCTAAATTCTTCTTTTATCTCCTCTTGTTGGTCAGGAGTTAAATTTAATCGAAGGCTTAATAAGGTTGAATCTCTAGAAGGAAAATCATCATTTAATACTGGATCAATGGATGTGTCGCCTTCAGAGTTAAACCACTTTGCTTTTGATTTATAATACTTTTCTGTAACTCCTCCAAATTGTCTTTCTTCAACTAACTCAATTAGTCCACCATCATATAACTTTTTTATATGATAATGAACATTCCCAGGTGACTGACCTAATAGTTCTGCTACTTGCTTTGATGTTTTTGGTTTATCGATTAGCTGACTAATAATTTTTATTCTTAATGAATTTCCGAGTAGTTTTGCTTGTTCAACCGAAACATTTAAAGGTTTGTCGTACATTGAGTATTCTCCTTTTTATGGCAATCTATTTTTTTAGATTATCAATCTGTAAAATTAGATTATCACATCCGTCTGTATTTGTATATAACTTCCAATATATTTATGCCAAAGAAAAAAAGCCACCATTCAGCAGCTTTTAAACCTTTATCCAACTAGCTTCTAAAATTCTTATTCCCAAAGAGCCTTACGGTAAAAAGAAGAAATTGAGCAGCATGAGGACGAGAAAGGTTGTCAGGAACAAGGCAGGAACCATGATGAGTGATCCGCCATCTTTCGCTAGCTCGCCAAATAGGCTGCCGATTACGGCTGAAACAATAAACTCTCCGATTAGGATGGGGATGAGCAAGAGGATCGATAAGCTGGTTCGTAAACGGAAGAGGATTGCCAGGACAATACAAATAATTAATGGAATTACGATATATATGGGGTCTACAATACTCATCAATGCATGCTCCTCATCTAATTAGCGATCTCATTCAAATAGGCCTCTGCCTTATCTCGACTTGCGAACGTTTGATGTGGTCCCATTTCCTCAAGGCGTGATTCCATATAAGTTTTCAGATAAGGAGAACTCGTATAGGTGGCGATGGCTTTCAGGTCTTTTTCGGCAATCAGTTTACGAAGCTCCTGCATATCGCTTTCGACATCAGGCGTGTTCACTTGTTCGTCGGTCATGTCCATTAGGATGGTGAAGCCAGGTCTCGTTTTGGAAAGGTTCTCTATAATCATACTCTTATAGATCTCGACGTTTTCTTTTGTGATGAGTTCCCGAAGCCGGATGTGGATCCGGTTTTTTTCTTGGTCGTAATGGACGAGGAATTTGGATTGATAATACCAGTCGGAGAGTGCCATCTTTATCGAAGGGGCCTCTGTATCGACTCGGATGAACGCTTCGTTTTCTTTCCCCTGAAGGATCATTGACTTGAAAAGCTCTAGCTGGATGTCCTCTACGTTTTTATGAAAGGTGATGGACGAAGTATTGCCGCGGCCCTTCCCAGGTTTCCACGTAATCCAGCCGAGGGTCTCCATTTTCTTGATTACAAGGCGTAGGCTGCGCATCGTGTAAAAGGAAATATCCGCTAAGTCCTGAAGCTGGATGTCGATCGGTTTTTCATTCGGTTGCTCCGAAAAATGCGTACGGATCCGGATATACAGTTCCTCAAGCTTCATCCTTGTCACCTCCGAAAACAGGAAATCTCCACTCGTTACTTTTTCCTCTTTAAATCACATCGACCCTGCTATACTTTTCTTAACTTCATCATAATGTTGATGGTGGATATTACTCACAATTATACCATAGGACGGCTGTTGTCTTGGTCTAGAGGAAGAGGAGGAAGAAGAGATGGATGTACTTGAAACGAACATTGAGTTGGATGGTGAGATGAGAGTTTGTGGCACATTGGCCGTACCGAAAGCAAAATTGCGTGAAAAGAGTCCGGCGATTCTCATCATTGCTGGAAGTGGACCTCTGGACCGGAATGGGAACGGTCCGAAAGGGAAATATCCGACCAACTTGTATAAAGACTTGTCCGATTTCTTCACTTCTCTCGGATATATCGCGTTCCGATATGACAAGCGCGGCACGGGTGAAAGTGAGGGCAATTGGCGGAGCACAGGTTTTGTCGATTTAGTCTGTGACGCGAAACGGGCTGTTGATTATTTGAAAACGAGAGATGAAGTTGATGCAGATAAAATCATCGTTGCTGGACACAGTGAAGGGGTAACGATTGCGACCAAGCTGGCTGAGGATGTGCGTGTTGCTGGGCTGATGTTCCTGTCCGGAGGTGCGGATAATTTGGAACAGTCGTTAAAGCATCAGCGTGAAAATGCGTATGAAGAGCTGCTTTCTCAGAAGGGCTTCAAGGGCTGGTTGTATAAAAAGTTGAAAGTGGATGAAAAAGGCGAAAAGCAAGTGAACAAGATGATGAAGAAAATCTTTTTATCGGATAAAGATGTGATCAGGTACCAGTTTGCGAAGGTGAACGCCCGCTGGTTCAGGGAGCACTTTACGTTTGATACGCGAAAAGCGCTTCGTACGATTGACATACCGATTCTCGCGCTCGTTGGCGATAAAGATCCGCTCGTAAACTCGGAAACATTGCCTGAATTGGAACACCTCGTGAAAGGCGAGTGTGAAACGTATGTGATTGAGGATATGGAGCACGGCTTGAAACAACAGGGGGCGGACAAATCGATTTTAAATAGTAAAAAGCTGCTGAAAGAAAGCATGGGGAAACCGATCCACGAGCATGCTCAGCTAATCATGCAGAACTGGCTCGCTCGGGTGACCCATCCAAAAAAGGGAGTGGAACGGCATGGCAGAAGACAAGAATATGAAGAACCGGACAGTACGTCAAATCCTCTTCACGCTTCGATTCCGACATTATAAATTCATTTTTGCCAGTATGTTCGTTTTGAAGCGGGTGGATGAGGATGAGCGTGAAAGGGAAAAAGCAAAAAAACGGGTAGTGAGGTGGAATCCGATTGGTTTTTTCAGACGGGATGCTCGAAGTAATTCTGGAGATTATCTAAGCTTTCTCAACATTCGACATTAGGTTCCTACAAAGTCTTCTCTCTTTTTGTGGTAAAATAAACGTCAAACTTCTGTTGCGAAAAGAGGGTTGCCATGTACGATCCAACGATTTTTGAGAATTTGAAGGTTGCGGTTGAAAATTACGTGTATGATCTGGATAACCTTGCGAGTGAAATCACGATTACGAACCGTGTAGACAATATGGAGATGGCAACGATGTCGAGGTCATTCCAGCTGCAGTTCGTGTTGGCGGATGAGCCGGGTGTCGAAGCGGAGGTTGTATTGGAAGCGTCGCTTAAAGATCTTGCTGCTGAGCTGTTGGAAGTGGAGGGAGAGAATCCTGGCTGTACGTTACTCGTCCGCTTTTACATGCAGATCGATGACGTGGAGGTCGAGTGTGCGCAGATTGAAGAGCTGCTTCATTCGATTTGGGACCAGGAGAAGCCGCCGACCCAAACGATTTCATATGTATACGGGCAAGGGAGCAACGTCCTAATGAATAAGATTGAAGTCACGTTCAACCAGCGGATCAATGAGGATCAGATGGAGGATATCCCGAGCTTGATTGACCATGTGATTGAATCGCTCCAGCATTTGAATGATCTATAAAAAAGACACCTCCTGCCGGGTGGATAGCAGGGGGTGTTTCTATTTGGTCGTGCTGCATACAACTTGTCCTTCATTTATCAAGATGACTTCCTACAACAGTACAGGCTTGATTTGCCCGCGGATTTCTCCAGCAGGGTTTTGCTCTGTATGGACGTTGACGTAAGTCTTCTTTTTTGACATCAGTCTAAGGAGGTCTTGTACATTCCTTACACCGACATTGTTTGGAACGATGTCATCATCCGTAATTTTACCAGTCACGACACCACGACGCGTCGAGATCCCGTTTTGCTCAGCAAGTGTTGCCAGGTCAGCCCCGAATAAAAAGGCTAACACCGGACCGTTCACACCACGCTCTCCAAAATGGATATGGGCTTGGACGAAGTCACGGATGTCGTTGACTGTCATTTCGAATTTGATGCAGTTTCCATAGTCATCTGCAACGAACTTCGCCATTCCATTTGCATTCGTTCTGACCGGGGGAACTTCTTGACCGCCTGTTAAATCAGCCACAAAAAATTTATACATACCTTCACCTCCTCGCACGTAACTATAGTAGTTTATTCAAGTAGAGTAGGATTGGTATAGATGAAAAACTAGAATCGATGCTAGATTTCAAAAACTAGATTTGTCACAACCGCCCAGATTGCTCATATATTGTTTGAAAGGCTATTGGAACGGGGGAGAGTAACGGTGAAATTCACGGTCCAGTACATTCCGTTGAGCAAAATCAAACCCGGTCAGTCCGTTAAAATGACAGAGCGTTTGAAGCGCCTGCAAGGAATTGTTTGGGATTGCATGTATTTGCTTGTCGTCAAAGAGCAGCGGAAGGACGGCACGTACGTCCTCGTAAGTGGTTTGGAGCGCTTCGAGTATTTGAAAAATTTCACAAAGCATGTGTATGCCCCGTGTCTTGTCGATGAGAGTGAGCCGAAAGGTTGGAAGGGCTGGGTGAAGCGGATGCGGAACAATCAGCCGGTGGACGATTATCCGTTGATCCCGAAGAGCTGGTCGATCGTACGCACGTTTTTGAAAAAGGAGCCCCGTTTCAAGGAGCTGTCCCGCTTCCAGCAAATCAAAGTCCTCTATTTGGGCGCCCGCTATAAACGAACCGTCATCCTATCCATGCAAAACCGCGTCAACCAACTGATGAAAGAAAATCCGTAACCGATGGTAAGTGTCAGGCACCGATTTGGAACTCAGCTGTACCAAGGGTTCTGAATCGGTGCCTGACACTTTTTCATGTTAGTATATTGGTAGCTTGCGGGAAGAGGTGTTGGACGTGAAGAAGATCAAACTTGGAAATAGTGGGATAGAGGCAGGCGAGATTGCGCTCGGTTGCATGCGGATGAGCGGTCTTTCGACGAAGGAAGCTGCGGAAGTGATTGAAAATGCGTTGGAGCAAGGTGTTACGTTATTTGACCATGCGGACATTTATGGCGGGGGTGCGTCTGAGGAGCGCTTTGCTGAAGCGGTCGACATGAACTCTTCTCTCCGTGAAAAGATGATCATCCAGACGAAGTGTGGAATCCGTAAAGGCTTTTATGACTTTTCGAAGGAACATATCCTTCAATCTGCTGAACAGAGCTTGAAGCGGTTGAACACGGATTACATAGACATTTTCATGCTGCATCGACCGGATGCGTTGATGGAGCCGGATGAGGTGGCGGAAGCGTTCAATGAGTTGAAGGAGAGCGGAAAGGTCCGTCATTTTGGTGTGAGCAACCATAACCCGATGCAAATTGAGCTGTTGAAACGCAGTCTGGATCAGGAGCTGATCATCAACCAGATGCAGTTCAGTATCATGCATACACCCATGATTGATGCTGGCGTGAACGTGAACATGCAGCACGAAGGAGCGAATATGCGGGACGGCAGTATGCTCGAGTACAGCCGGTTGAACAACTTGACGATCCAAGCGTGGTCGCCGTTCCAGTATGGCATGATTGAAGGAGCTTTTGTCGGAAATGACGATTACCCAGAAGTGAACGCGAAGCTGCAGGAATTTGCCGATAAATATAGCGTGACAGATTCAGCGATTGCGATTGCCTGGATTCTCCGTCATCCAGCGAATATCCAACCGGTCGTCGGAACGATGAACCCGAAGCGGATGACTGACATTGCCAAAGCTTCTGACATCAAACTGACACGCCAGGAATGGTATGAGCTATATAGAGCGGCGGGGAATGATCTGCCTTAACTTTTGTTAGAGTGGATTCTTATGAATCTACTCTTTTTAAATTGTTAAAATATT from Pseudalkalibacillus sp. SCS-8 includes the following:
- a CDS encoding CHRD domain-containing protein, with the translated sequence MYKFFVADLTGGQEVPPVRTNANGMAKFVADDYGNCIKFEMTVNDIRDFVQAHIHFGERGVNGPVLAFLFGADLATLAEQNGISTRRGVVTGKITDDDIVPNNVGVRNVQDLLRLMSKKKTYVNVHTEQNPAGEIRGQIKPVLL
- a CDS encoding alpha/beta hydrolase, producing MDVLETNIELDGEMRVCGTLAVPKAKLREKSPAILIIAGSGPLDRNGNGPKGKYPTNLYKDLSDFFTSLGYIAFRYDKRGTGESEGNWRSTGFVDLVCDAKRAVDYLKTRDEVDADKIIVAGHSEGVTIATKLAEDVRVAGLMFLSGGADNLEQSLKHQRENAYEELLSQKGFKGWLYKKLKVDEKGEKQVNKMMKKIFLSDKDVIRYQFAKVNARWFREHFTFDTRKALRTIDIPILALVGDKDPLVNSETLPELEHLVKGECETYVIEDMEHGLKQQGADKSILNSKKLLKESMGKPIHEHAQLIMQNWLARVTHPKKGVERHGRRQEYEEPDSTSNPLHASIPTL
- a CDS encoding aldo/keto reductase; the protein is MKKIKLGNSGIEAGEIALGCMRMSGLSTKEAAEVIENALEQGVTLFDHADIYGGGASEERFAEAVDMNSSLREKMIIQTKCGIRKGFYDFSKEHILQSAEQSLKRLNTDYIDIFMLHRPDALMEPDEVAEAFNELKESGKVRHFGVSNHNPMQIELLKRSLDQELIINQMQFSIMHTPMIDAGVNVNMQHEGANMRDGSMLEYSRLNNLTIQAWSPFQYGMIEGAFVGNDDYPEVNAKLQEFADKYSVTDSAIAIAWILRHPANIQPVVGTMNPKRMTDIAKASDIKLTRQEWYELYRAAGNDLP